The genome window tgctgctggcaaTAGGACAGACTGTGACAGCAGGTGCTGCCTCTGTTTGCAGGTGGAGTCGGAGCTGCATACAAAAAGCGTGGCGGAGTCATGGGGTGAGCAGctgaagcaaaagcagcaggTATGCTGGGGCTGCCTGAAACATGTGGGCTGCAAGCAGCTGGCCTTCCTGTACTACCAGGACTGGGGTGCAGAAGGAATGGAAGCTGGCTGTTCGTTTGTTGTTCTCTTGTACCAAATAGTGACTGAGTTTGCCTTGCTCATTCCCGTAGTGATGGGAGGTTCTGGTGTCTGCAGAATGGCAGGAGTTGTTGATGGGAAGGATGTTTTCAGTTAAGAGCCACTGTTCGTATCCAGCAAGTATCCTGTCTCTGTAGTTTCGTTTAgtccttgttttcttccctaGCATATCTTATTCTGTATTCTTCAAATATGTGTCAGCTTCCAGGAATGTGATTGGAGCATTTACTGAACTGAACCACAGGCTGTTTCTCTTAGTCTAACCTTAAATGCAATGCTTTCTTTTGGCTCAATAAGCAAGAAGCAATGGAACGAGAAGAGAGAGAGCTTTACGAAAATGAGTATGAAATTGCACAGAGGGAAGCTCTGGAAAGAATAAGACAAGAGGAAGAGAAACGTCAGCTGGAAGACAAGAAGCAAGCAGAGATGTTGCTTCAACAGATAGAAGAACTGAAATTACGGGAGGCAGAGGTAATCTTCAGCTTTACCTCATGTGGGAAGGAAGTTCCAAGTGAAGCAATGAAATGCGGCAACGCTGACCTGACCTCTTCCCTCCAGATTTCCCCTAGATTAAATTAGGAACAAAGTCAGCTGTGACTTGCATTCTGTCAGTAATGTAGACCTCTCCATGAATACAGGCATGTTAACTGACTTCTGGGCAGACTTCATTTGCACCCCTTGAAATGTGAGCACCCTTCTGTGCTGTACCCAATGAGGGAAAAGATGTGTAGAAACCTCTAAGTGTGAGAGGTTCAGGTGGAAGGCTTCTTCAGCTGAAGCTCCTCATCTCTCTCTCATACTGTGAGCCAGTAAGATACAAATGGTGTGGAGTATTTACCATAATTATGATTTTTGACTGCTTGCAAAGGAACAGTGTGTGGTACAAACTCTGGTACAAAGGCTCTCTGGGATGTCCTAGCTCTCTGAAGTACTTTCTTGGttattgttctttccttttcctaaacattaggcaacaaagctgaagaaagaacaagagaacTTATtaaagcagcagtgggagctgcaaagcttagaagaagaaagaaaacaaatggaagagcACCGGAAGAAGACTGAGCTTGGGTATGGGATCAATGCAGCTCTAAGCAGTGATGGATAGAATCTCTTCCTGTGACCATGATAGTACTtgcagcaggaggggatgtTTTAGATAGCGGGGGTAGGCAGtaaatgcttgttttttgttggagGTGCCCAGAACAGCTAATGAGCATGAATGCATTAGTGCCATTACTACTTTTTGTTCATGTTAGAGGTAGCAGGTATCTCTTGTTgcctttatgtatttttttatcatAAATATACTTTCTTGAGTGCAGTATACAATTAAACAGGGCTTTAGACATGGtctgaatttgttttgtttttctccttcagtcGCTTTTTGATGCATCAGTGTGATGCCCAGTTAAAGAGACGAGCCCAGCAGATACAGGAGGAGCTGGTAAGAGGAAAATACCTTCTGATTTACACACTACAGGTACCGCATGCTGAAGGAACTTGTTCTGTGTTTCGTGTGTGTCTGCCTCCAGTGCCTATAGATAAGCAGTTAGGAAGCCTCTTCTGGCTTCTGAACAGGGCTGGAGTGAAAAGATCACAGTGAAGCTGGCAGTCAGAGTGTCTTTCTGAGCACACCCTTGACACTGTGTCACCAATGATTTGTACAGAGCACAAAAGTACACAGGCTGGAAGCCCGCTGGATGGTTGTTAAtctttagggtttttttttcccctcaaggaAACAGACAGACAAATCTTATTAGCCCTCCTTGAGAAAGAAGGTGAGGATCAGCGCCGCCAGTCTGAAAGACGAGAGCGAGCTGTTGCAGACGCTGCCTGGATGAGACGTGTCATTGAGGAACAGCTCCAGTtagaaaaggagagggaggcaGAGCTACAGATCATTTTTAGGTGTGTATGCACCTCTGCTGTACGTTGTCTAAAGAGAATGTATGTGCTGAATACTCTTGCCTCTTGGCAGAGCTCATTACTGTTTGTTAAATAAGTGGACATTTAGAAGTGGACGTTAGAAAGAGCTGCTTGGCTGGTCTTGCTGTTGTAGAAATGTGCCTATTTATGTAAGGAGTAACCTTAGAAAGGAATCTTTCTTTCACCTTTAGAGAAGAAGCTAGAAAAGtgtgggagaagagggaagaaCAATGGAAAAAAGAGAGGATGGCCAGAGATCGCCTGATGAATGAGGTGATgacttcttttttaatgagGTGTCTCTTGGTTTGACAAAGCTGTTGTTCCagctgtgaccttccaaccTCCAGAGGGTCACAGCCTTCTGTACTCGAGTCTTTCTGTTGGTCTGATAGATTTTTCTGAGAACTGTTTAATCATCTATGCTGAGATTTCCCCAGGTTTGCTTCTAAGTCTGGCCTGTTCCTTATCTACTCTCTTAATCCTCTCATTTCATGCAGGTCcttgcaggcaggcagctccAGATCCAGGCGAAGATGGAGTTAAACAGACAGGCCCAAGAAGAGTCTATAAAGCATCGAGAGCAACTGATTAAAGAGCTTGAGGAGGCAAAAGAACTGACAaggcaagagagagagaaagagaaggaactgAAGACAGCTCGCAGACAGGAATTGGAAGCTCAGGTATAGCATGCTTTTCAGTGAGATACCAAAGTGTTGAAAATGCTATTGCAGAATACTAACACAGCTGTTCCTTGTGCAAAGTGCATGAAAGAGTGCTGTTGCAGAGATTTACTCGGCTTCTCAGCCATTGGTTAGGGACGTTTCTGGCCCTAAGTGCACCATCAGCCTCTCTGGCTGTTTGTGTTCAAGTGTCTGCACAGCCACTGGCTTTGTTCTGTAACCTGTTGGCTGAGCCAGTGCGTCTGTTCAGTCTCACTGTGCTAGAAACCTTGCTGTGGTACTGCCCTCAACTACGTGTGTGTTGTGGCCTAGCCTGTATCTTCATGACCTGGCTGTAACAGCCCTCATCTTGTCTCTGCTCAGCTGACAGAACGGCGCTTACAAGAACAAGAGAAGCAGGAACGccagagagaggaggaggaggaggagagactGAACAAGCAGCGCTGTGCGGAGTTAGTGCAGCAGGAAGCCAGGAGCATGGCTGAGCAGGGCTACTGCAGCAGGTAGCAGCGTGGCAGGGAAGCCTACAGGTACAAGTCATCCTAATGCTCAGGTGCATCAGGAAGGATGACAGCCTCAAATGTGAAACTTAAATGTTGTCAGTTAAAGTTCTTGCTGCAGTGCATCTCCACTGTTcgatcttttccttttctatcgTGCTAAAAATGAATCCGAATTTGAGTTACTCTGCTTAACCACATGGCCAGAAGACCGTCTCTCTCACACTAAACTAGGAACAGACTAACTTGCCTCTGTCATACTATCTTAATAGATAGTAGCTAGAAGAGCCAGAGAAAGCTGGCAGGGGATGTTACTGCATCAACTAAAAGtgacttatttttcttgaaag of Gallus gallus isolate bGalGal1 chromosome 15, bGalGal1.mat.broiler.GRCg7b, whole genome shotgun sequence contains these proteins:
- the TCHP gene encoding trichoplein keratin filament-binding protein isoform X2; protein product: MALWRATRGRAFERRREQEARSRLQWESYSRSFARAAICCSAQARWSAPRGPRSPSSGRREAAERLGQRRERLRELLSAERDALEAELQPGRGTEPAGMRERCAELRAAREGRRRQVAEQLLREHWKQNCAELREVESELHTKSVAESWGEQLKQKQQQEAMEREERELYENEYEIAQREALERIRQEEEKRQLEDKKQAEMLLQQIEELKLREAEATKLKKEQENLLKQQWELQSLEEERKQMEEHRKKTELGRFLMHQCDAQLKRRAQQIQEELETDRQILLALLEKEGEDQRRQSERRERAVADAAWMRRVIEEQLQLEKEREAELQIIFREEARKVWEKREEQWKKERMARDRLMNEVLAGRQLQIQAKMELNRQAQEESIKHREQLIKELEEAKELTRQEREKEKELKTARRQELEAQLTERRLQEQEKQERQREEEEEERLNKQRCAELVQQEARSMAEQGYCSR
- the TCHP gene encoding trichoplein keratin filament-binding protein isoform X1; this encodes MALWRATRGRAFERRREQEARSRLQWESYSRSFARAAICCSAQARWSAPRGPRSPSSGRREAAERLGQRRERLRELLSAERDALEAELQPGRGTEPAGMRERCAELRAAREGRRRQVAEQLLREHWKQNCAELREVRGQRVESELHTKSVAESWGEQLKQKQQQEAMEREERELYENEYEIAQREALERIRQEEEKRQLEDKKQAEMLLQQIEELKLREAEATKLKKEQENLLKQQWELQSLEEERKQMEEHRKKTELGRFLMHQCDAQLKRRAQQIQEELETDRQILLALLEKEGEDQRRQSERRERAVADAAWMRRVIEEQLQLEKEREAELQIIFREEARKVWEKREEQWKKERMARDRLMNEVLAGRQLQIQAKMELNRQAQEESIKHREQLIKELEEAKELTRQEREKEKELKTARRQELEAQLTERRLQEQEKQERQREEEEEERLNKQRCAELVQQEARSMAEQGYCSR
- the TCHP gene encoding trichoplein keratin filament-binding protein isoform X3: MALWRATRGRAFERRREQEARSRLQWESYSRSFARAAICCSAQARWSAPRGPRSPSSGRREAAERLGQRRERLRELLSAERDALEAELQPGRGTEPAGMRERCAELRAAREGRRRQVESELHTKSVAESWGEQLKQKQQQEAMEREERELYENEYEIAQREALERIRQEEEKRQLEDKKQAEMLLQQIEELKLREAEATKLKKEQENLLKQQWELQSLEEERKQMEEHRKKTELGRFLMHQCDAQLKRRAQQIQEELETDRQILLALLEKEGEDQRRQSERRERAVADAAWMRRVIEEQLQLEKEREAELQIIFREEARKVWEKREEQWKKERMARDRLMNEVLAGRQLQIQAKMELNRQAQEESIKHREQLIKELEEAKELTRQEREKEKELKTARRQELEAQLTERRLQEQEKQERQREEEEEERLNKQRCAELVQQEARSMAEQGYCSR